The following proteins come from a genomic window of Denitromonas sp.:
- the trbE gene encoding conjugal transfer protein TrbE: MLNLAEYRQRPALLADWLPWAGLVAPGVVLNKDGSFQKTARFRGPDLDSATQGELIATSARLNNALRRLGSGWALFVEAERLAAADYPHSDFPEPLSWLVDEERRAVFEEDQSHFESRYHLTLVYLPPEESRARAAKLLYENTPQRGVDWHERLTAFLAETDRCFDLLDGVMPEIAWLDDSETLTYLHATISTRRYRVAVPEHPFHLDALLTDCPLTGGLAPMLGDAHLRVASVRGFPTSTWPGLLDDLNRLGFAYRWSTRFLCMDKAEAEKELGRLRRQWFAKRKNVVALLRETIFQQESPLVDTDASNKASDADAALQELGSDQVAFGYVTATVAVLDADAAVTDEKLRMIERVIQGRGFVTIPETLNAVDAWLSSIPGNAYANVRQPIVSTLNLAHLMPVSAVWAGPERNAHLDGPPLIVTRTDGATPFRLVTHIGDVGHVLIAGPTGMGKSVLLATLAMQFRRYRGSRIFAFDMGRSLRATTLGLGGEHYDLGTDGGIAFQPLARIDQEGYRTWAAEWLEGRMVQEGAAIGPDEKAAIWSALESLAGAPVEQRTLTGFSVLLQNNALRQALAPYVLGGAHGKLLDADHDRLGTADVQCFEMEELMASRAAVLAVLRYLFARFDERFDGAPTLLILDEAWLFLDDPVFAARIRQWLKTLRKKNVSVIFATQSLADIKDSSIAPAIIESCASRIFLPNPQATEPQIRTIYEGFGLNARQIEIVATAQPKRDYYYQSRLGNRLFDLDLGPVTLAFAGASTPQDQRDIDTVTAAAPSSVFAAAWLRHCGLVWAADLLPSAPAASHPPQENPS, encoded by the coding sequence ATGTTGAACCTCGCCGAATACCGCCAGCGTCCCGCACTGCTTGCCGACTGGCTGCCCTGGGCCGGGCTGGTCGCGCCCGGCGTGGTGCTCAACAAAGATGGTTCGTTCCAGAAGACGGCGCGCTTTCGCGGGCCGGACCTGGACAGCGCGACGCAGGGCGAGCTGATCGCCACGTCGGCGCGGCTGAACAACGCGCTGCGCCGCCTGGGTTCCGGCTGGGCCTTGTTCGTGGAAGCCGAACGGCTGGCCGCCGCCGACTATCCGCACTCGGACTTTCCCGAACCGCTGTCCTGGCTGGTGGACGAGGAACGCCGTGCGGTGTTCGAGGAAGACCAGAGCCACTTCGAGAGCCGCTATCACCTGACGCTGGTGTACCTGCCGCCGGAGGAATCCCGCGCACGCGCCGCGAAGCTGCTCTACGAGAACACACCGCAGCGCGGCGTGGACTGGCACGAGCGCCTGACGGCCTTTCTGGCGGAGACGGATCGCTGCTTCGACCTGCTCGATGGCGTGATGCCGGAGATTGCCTGGCTCGACGACAGCGAGACGCTGACCTATCTGCACGCGACCATTTCCACGCGACGCTATCGCGTGGCGGTGCCGGAACATCCGTTCCACCTCGATGCGCTGCTGACCGACTGCCCACTGACCGGCGGGCTGGCGCCGATGCTGGGCGATGCGCATTTGCGCGTGGCATCGGTGCGCGGCTTTCCGACTTCGACCTGGCCGGGACTGCTCGACGACCTGAACCGCTTGGGCTTCGCGTATCGCTGGAGCACGCGCTTCCTGTGCATGGACAAGGCCGAGGCGGAAAAGGAACTCGGCCGCCTGCGCCGCCAGTGGTTCGCCAAGCGCAAGAACGTCGTCGCGCTGCTGCGCGAAACCATCTTCCAGCAGGAAAGCCCGCTGGTGGATACCGATGCCAGCAACAAAGCAAGCGACGCCGACGCTGCTTTGCAGGAGCTGGGCAGCGATCAGGTGGCGTTCGGCTACGTCACCGCGACGGTCGCGGTGTTGGATGCGGACGCAGCGGTGACCGACGAGAAGCTGCGGATGATCGAGCGCGTCATCCAGGGACGCGGCTTCGTCACCATTCCCGAGACGCTGAATGCGGTCGATGCCTGGCTGTCCTCGATTCCGGGCAATGCCTACGCCAACGTGCGCCAGCCCATCGTCTCGACGCTGAACCTCGCGCACCTGATGCCGGTGTCGGCGGTGTGGGCCGGGCCGGAGCGCAATGCGCATCTGGACGGGCCACCGCTGATCGTCACGCGCACCGATGGCGCCACGCCGTTCCGTTTGGTGACGCACATCGGCGATGTCGGGCATGTGCTGATCGCCGGCCCGACCGGCATGGGCAAGTCGGTGTTGTTGGCAACGCTGGCGATGCAGTTCCGCCGCTATCGCGGCTCACGCATCTTCGCGTTCGATATGGGCCGCTCGCTGCGCGCCACGACCCTGGGCCTGGGCGGCGAGCATTACGACCTGGGCACGGATGGCGGCATCGCGTTCCAGCCGCTCGCCCGCATCGACCAGGAGGGCTACCGCACCTGGGCCGCCGAATGGCTGGAAGGCCGGATGGTGCAGGAAGGCGCGGCCATCGGCCCCGACGAGAAGGCCGCCATCTGGTCGGCGCTGGAAAGCCTCGCCGGTGCGCCGGTGGAGCAGCGCACGCTGACCGGGTTTTCCGTGCTGTTGCAGAACAACGCGCTGCGCCAGGCGCTCGCGCCCTATGTGCTCGGCGGCGCGCACGGCAAGCTTCTGGACGCCGACCACGATCGCCTGGGCACGGCCGACGTGCAGTGCTTCGAGATGGAGGAGTTGATGGCCAGCCGCGCCGCTGTGCTGGCCGTACTGCGCTATTTGTTCGCCCGCTTCGACGAGCGCTTCGACGGCGCGCCCACGCTCCTCATCCTCGACGAAGCCTGGCTTTTCCTGGACGACCCGGTATTCGCGGCGCGCATTCGCCAGTGGCTGAAGACACTGCGCAAGAAGAACGTATCGGTGATCTTCGCCACGCAGTCGCTCGCCGACATCAAGGACTCCAGCATCGCGCCCGCGATCATCGAGAGCTGCGCGAGCCGCATCTTCCTGCCCAACCCGCAGGCGACCGAGCCGCAGATTCGCACGATCTACGAAGGCTTCGGGCTCAACGCCCGGCAGATCGAGATCGTCGCCACCGCGCAGCCCAAGCGCGACTACTACTACCAGTCGCGGCTGGGCAATCGCCTGTTCGACCTCGACCTGGGGCCGGTCACGCTGGCTTTCGCCGGCGCCTCGACGCCGCAGGACCAGCGCGACATCGACACAGTAACGGCCGCGGCGCCGTCTTCCGTCTTCGCAGCCGCCTGGCTGCGCCATTGCGGTCTGGTCTGGGCGGCCGACCTGTTGCCGTCCGCGCCTGCCGCTTCCCACCCACCACAGGAGAACCCGTCATGA
- the trbJ gene encoding P-type conjugative transfer protein TrbJ, whose translation MKKTLLATVAAALFCALPAAQAQWAVIDPTNLVQNTLTAIRTLEQINNQVRQLQNEAQMLINQARNLAGLDFNVVNRLRSTLATTERLIAEAQGLAYDVANMDREFARLYPHEYAATISGDRMAQDARERWRHTLDGLHTAMRMQAQVSQNLSEDEGVLADLVGQSQSADGALQAMQATNQLLALQAKQAIQSQQLQLTQDRAASLELARQAAATERAREVRRRFHGEGTPYTPQTVPFYGGD comes from the coding sequence ATGAAGAAGACCCTTCTTGCGACTGTTGCTGCCGCTCTGTTTTGCGCGCTGCCGGCCGCGCAGGCGCAGTGGGCCGTAATCGACCCGACGAACCTGGTGCAGAACACGCTGACCGCGATCCGCACGCTGGAGCAGATCAACAACCAGGTGCGGCAGCTTCAGAACGAAGCACAAATGCTCATCAACCAGGCGCGCAATCTGGCGGGCCTCGACTTCAACGTGGTCAACCGCCTGCGCTCGACGCTGGCGACCACCGAACGCCTGATCGCCGAGGCGCAGGGCCTGGCCTACGACGTGGCGAACATGGACCGGGAGTTCGCCCGGCTGTATCCGCACGAGTACGCCGCGACCATCAGCGGCGATCGCATGGCGCAGGACGCGCGCGAGCGCTGGCGGCACACGCTCGATGGCCTGCACACGGCAATGCGGATGCAGGCGCAGGTGTCGCAGAACCTCAGCGAAGACGAAGGCGTGCTGGCCGATCTCGTCGGCCAGAGCCAGTCGGCTGACGGCGCGCTGCAAGCCATGCAGGCGACCAACCAGTTGCTGGCCTTGCAGGCCAAGCAGGCGATCCAGTCTCAGCAGCTCCAGTTGACGCAGGACCGCGCCGCATCGCTGGAACTAGCGCGGCAGGCGGCGGCAACCGAGCGCGCCCGCGAAGTACGGCGGCGCTTCCACGGCGAGGGCACGCCCTACACGCCGCAGACCGTGCCGTTCTACGGCGGCGATTGA
- the trbL gene encoding P-type conjugative transfer protein TrbL, with translation MNDISVIDRFLIVFSTYIDSGFGLLGGEIAFLTATLIVIDMTIAGLYWAMSHATGQGEDVIAKLIRKVLYVGAFAYIIGNFNWLASIVFRSFAGLGLMASGSTISQAEFLQPGRLAKVGVDAASPILEQISDMAGFPEVFVNVTPIAVMFLAWLVVIVTFFVLAIQLFITLIEFKLTTLAGFVLVPFALWNKTAFLAEKVLGNVVSSGIKVLVLAVIVGIGTGLFAEFQVAPDEPSIDHALVIMLASLALLALGIFGPGIATGLVSGSPQLGAGAMAGAALGAAGTAVAVGAVATGVGGAVAAGARMAPSATRMAVGGARSMASTASGARAAYQAGSAGAGGGLKGAAAAQGGADAAASTRQPAWARRLQRRQQLTHAATTVAHTLRGGDGGGSGSGPSLRDPSNS, from the coding sequence ATGAACGACATCTCGGTGATCGACCGCTTCCTTATCGTCTTCTCCACCTACATCGACTCGGGTTTCGGGCTGCTGGGTGGCGAGATTGCGTTCCTCACCGCCACCTTGATCGTGATCGACATGACCATCGCGGGCCTCTATTGGGCGATGAGTCACGCCACCGGCCAGGGCGAGGACGTAATCGCCAAGCTGATCCGCAAGGTGCTCTACGTCGGCGCCTTCGCCTACATCATCGGCAACTTCAACTGGCTGGCGAGCATCGTGTTCCGCTCGTTTGCGGGGCTGGGTTTGATGGCGTCGGGTTCCACGATCTCGCAGGCCGAATTCCTGCAACCGGGCCGGCTGGCCAAGGTGGGCGTCGATGCCGCCTCGCCGATCCTCGAACAGATCAGCGACATGGCGGGCTTCCCCGAGGTGTTCGTGAACGTGACGCCCATCGCGGTCATGTTCCTGGCCTGGCTGGTGGTGATCGTCACGTTCTTCGTGCTGGCGATCCAGCTTTTCATCACGCTGATCGAGTTCAAGCTGACCACGCTCGCCGGCTTCGTGCTGGTGCCGTTCGCGCTGTGGAACAAGACCGCGTTTCTCGCCGAAAAGGTGCTGGGCAACGTGGTGTCGTCGGGCATCAAGGTGCTGGTGCTGGCGGTGATCGTCGGCATCGGCACTGGCCTGTTCGCCGAGTTCCAGGTCGCGCCGGACGAACCCTCCATCGACCACGCGCTGGTCATCATGCTGGCGTCCCTCGCGCTGCTGGCGCTGGGGATCTTCGGGCCGGGCATCGCCACCGGCCTGGTGTCCGGTTCGCCGCAGCTCGGCGCCGGTGCGATGGCGGGTGCCGCGCTCGGCGCGGCCGGTACGGCCGTTGCGGTCGGCGCGGTGGCCACCGGGGTCGGTGGTGCCGTCGCGGCCGGTGCGCGCATGGCGCCCAGTGCTACCCGCATGGCTGTCGGCGGCGCCCGTTCGATGGCATCGACCGCCAGCGGTGCAAGGGCAGCGTATCAGGCAGGTTCTGCCGGTGCTGGCGGTGGCCTCAAGGGTGCGGCAGCCGCTCAGGGCGGCGCGGACGCCGCCGCCAGCACCAGACAACCCGCCTGGGCCAGGCGCCTGCAACGTCGCCAGCAACTCACCCATGCCGCCACCACCGTCGCGCACACGCTGCGCGGTGGCGACGGCGGCGGCTCGGGCAGTGGCCCCAGCCTGCGCGACCCATCGAATTCATAA
- the trbF gene encoding conjugal transfer protein TrbF gives MRFKRPQVRYAESPQPATPYQTAEQVWDERIGSARVQAKNWRLMAFGCLALALLMAGGLVWRSAQSIVTPYVVEVDHGGQVRAVGEAATPYRPNDAQTAHHLARFVTLVRSLSIDPIVVRQNWLDAYDYTTDRGAAVLNDYARANDPFARIGRETVTVQISSVVRASDASFQVRWTERRYVNGAAAGLERWTAVVSIVLQTPRTEERLRRNPLGIYVNGLSWSRELDSIEGDRP, from the coding sequence ATGCGCTTCAAACGACCGCAGGTGCGCTATGCCGAATCGCCACAGCCGGCCACGCCGTACCAGACCGCCGAACAGGTGTGGGACGAGCGTATCGGCTCGGCCCGCGTACAGGCAAAGAACTGGCGGCTGATGGCCTTCGGTTGCCTCGCGCTCGCGCTGCTGATGGCGGGCGGCCTGGTGTGGCGCTCGGCGCAATCCATCGTCACGCCCTACGTGGTGGAGGTGGACCACGGCGGGCAGGTCCGCGCCGTCGGCGAGGCCGCCACGCCGTACCGGCCCAACGATGCGCAGACCGCGCATCACCTCGCGCGCTTCGTCACGCTGGTGCGCTCGTTGTCCATCGACCCCATCGTGGTCCGGCAGAACTGGCTGGATGCCTACGACTACACCACCGACCGCGGGGCTGCCGTGCTCAACGACTACGCCCGTGCCAACGATCCCTTCGCGCGCATTGGTCGGGAGACGGTGACGGTACAGATCAGCAGCGTCGTGCGCGCGAGCGATGCGTCATTTCAGGTGCGCTGGACGGAGCGCCGCTACGTGAACGGCGCGGCGGCGGGACTGGAGCGCTGGACGGCGGTGGTCTCCATCGTGCTGCAAACGCCGCGTACCGAGGAACGGCTGCGCCGCAATCCATTGGGCATCTACGTCAACGGCTTGTCGTGGAGCCGGGAACTCGACTCGATCGAAGGAGACAGGCCATGA
- a CDS encoding TrbI/VirB10 family protein: protein MSQDDSPDMVPPGAAPKLAPEQVALRAQPRPVTRLNRRVLAVLVGGVATVVLGATLWSLQAPQRRGAGEATELYNVDRVSRSEGLAQLPADYSQLPPTLPPLPPELGEPLPGDLGAPILRAEQRAQGYSQPGYDPAEAERLARLKEAEEAAASSVFFSTGGQRAAVAAPAQSMAGTPPLTGLAGFDPLAAGPASTAAQPADPTALQNRQDQKEAFLSNAGSTQTRNSGNLQLPVSPYQVMAGTVIAGALVTGIKSDLPGDVIATVTEPVYDTATGRHLLIPQGSRILGRYNSQVSYGQTRIQMVWHRLILPDTSSSQLDNLVGTDPAGYAGLEDGVDWHWDRIFAGAVLTTLLGVGAELAAPENRQGGDRVVIAGRDSVQDSVNQIGQEMTRRNMNIQPTLTARPGLPVRIIVNRDLVLRPYQPLFFNRGSSQ from the coding sequence ATGAGCCAGGACGATTCCCCGGACATGGTGCCGCCGGGCGCGGCTCCGAAGCTGGCGCCGGAACAGGTTGCCTTGCGGGCGCAGCCGCGTCCGGTCACGCGCCTGAACCGGCGCGTGTTGGCGGTGCTGGTCGGCGGTGTGGCCACCGTCGTATTGGGCGCAACGCTCTGGTCGCTGCAAGCGCCACAGCGTCGTGGTGCAGGCGAGGCGACCGAGCTGTACAACGTCGATCGCGTGTCGCGCTCCGAAGGGCTGGCACAACTGCCCGCCGACTATTCCCAACTGCCGCCGACCTTGCCACCGCTGCCGCCGGAGCTGGGCGAACCTCTGCCCGGCGACCTCGGCGCGCCGATCCTGCGTGCCGAACAGCGAGCGCAGGGTTACTCGCAACCAGGCTATGACCCGGCCGAGGCCGAGCGCCTAGCGCGGCTCAAGGAGGCCGAGGAAGCGGCGGCTTCGTCCGTGTTCTTCAGCACGGGCGGGCAGCGCGCCGCTGTAGCCGCTCCTGCTCAGAGCATGGCGGGCACTCCACCGCTGACCGGGCTTGCCGGCTTCGACCCGCTGGCTGCTGGGCCGGCTTCGACGGCTGCGCAGCCCGCCGATCCCACCGCCCTACAGAACCGGCAGGACCAGAAGGAAGCGTTTCTGAGCAATGCCGGCTCTACGCAAACCCGTAATTCCGGCAACCTGCAACTGCCTGTCTCGCCGTACCAGGTGATGGCCGGCACGGTGATAGCGGGCGCACTGGTGACGGGCATCAAGTCCGACTTGCCGGGCGACGTGATTGCCACGGTGACGGAGCCGGTCTACGACACGGCCACCGGCCGCCATCTGCTGATCCCGCAGGGCTCGCGCATCCTGGGCCGCTACAACAGCCAGGTCAGCTATGGGCAGACCCGAATCCAGATGGTGTGGCACCGGCTGATCCTGCCGGACACCTCATCAAGCCAGCTCGACAACCTCGTGGGCACCGACCCGGCCGGCTACGCGGGCCTGGAGGATGGCGTCGATTGGCATTGGGACCGCATCTTCGCCGGCGCGGTGCTGACCACCTTGCTGGGCGTCGGCGCCGAGCTGGCCGCCCCGGAGAATCGCCAGGGCGGCGATCGCGTCGTCATTGCCGGCCGCGACAGTGTGCAGGACAGCGTGAACCAGATCGGCCAGGAGATGACCCGCCGCAACATGAACATCCAGCCCACGCTGACGGCTCGCCCCGGCCTGCCGGTGCGCATCATCGTCAACCGGGATCTGGTGCTGCGGCCGTACCAGCCGCTGTTCTTCAACAGGGGATCATCACAATGA
- a CDS encoding DUF2274 domain-containing protein, with amino-acid sequence MSTNKLRLGPLPKSETVKLTFACPASLKADLDRYAALHAQTYGEPVDAMTLIPHMLEAFIARDRGFKKGTAAKAPPVPRRDAPPT; translated from the coding sequence ATGAGCACGAACAAGCTGCGGCTCGGGCCGCTGCCCAAGAGCGAGACCGTCAAGCTGACATTCGCGTGTCCGGCCAGCCTGAAGGCTGACCTCGACCGCTACGCCGCGCTGCACGCGCAGACCTACGGCGAGCCGGTCGATGCGATGACGCTGATCCCGCACATGCTCGAAGCGTTCATCGCACGGGATCGAGGATTCAAGAAAGGGACGGCGGCGAAAGCGCCGCCAGTGCCCCGGCGGGACGCACCGCCGACGTAG
- a CDS encoding phosphoglycerate kinase, whose translation MKVKKLNDLDVSGKRVFIRADLNVPQDEAGNITEDTRIRASIPSIQYCLDNGAAVMITSHLGRPTEGQLGADDSLMPVAVRLGQLINRPVRLINNWVDGGFEVNVGEVVLLENCRGNVGEKKNNEALARKMAALCDVYVNDAFGTAHRAEATTEGIARFAPIACAGILMGAEIDALSKATENPARPLVAIVGGAKVSSKLTILRTLAEKVDQLIVGGGIANTFLLASGKRIGESLAEPELVKEAQAIMDMMKARGAEVPLPVDVVVADEVSALARANRIPADEVGAHDRILDVGPKTAAKLADIIAHAGTIVWNGPVGVFEHAQFAGGTKMMASAIAHSEAFSIAGGGDTLAAIAKFHIADDIGYISTGGGAFLEFLEGKTLPAIAALEARYDT comes from the coding sequence ATGAAAGTCAAAAAACTCAACGACCTCGATGTCTCCGGCAAGCGCGTTTTCATCCGTGCCGACCTCAACGTACCGCAGGACGAAGCCGGCAACATCACCGAAGACACCCGTATCCGCGCCTCCATCCCGTCCATCCAGTACTGCCTGGACAACGGCGCCGCGGTGATGATCACCTCGCACCTCGGCCGCCCGACCGAAGGGCAACTCGGCGCCGACGACTCGCTCATGCCGGTGGCCGTTCGCCTCGGCCAACTCATCAACCGACCGGTACGGCTCATCAACAACTGGGTCGACGGCGGCTTTGAGGTCAACGTCGGCGAAGTCGTCCTGCTGGAAAACTGCCGCGGCAACGTCGGCGAAAAGAAAAACAACGAAGCACTGGCCAGGAAGATGGCCGCGCTGTGCGACGTCTACGTCAATGACGCCTTTGGCACGGCCCACCGCGCCGAAGCCACCACCGAGGGCATTGCACGCTTCGCCCCCATCGCCTGCGCCGGCATCCTCATGGGCGCAGAAATCGACGCCCTGAGCAAAGCCACCGAGAATCCCGCCCGCCCGCTGGTTGCCATCGTCGGCGGCGCCAAGGTGTCGAGCAAACTCACCATCCTGCGCACTCTGGCCGAGAAGGTCGACCAGCTCATCGTCGGTGGCGGCATCGCCAACACCTTCCTGCTCGCCTCCGGCAAGCGCATCGGTGAGTCGCTGGCCGAGCCGGAACTGGTCAAGGAAGCCCAGGCCATCATGGACATGATGAAGGCCCGTGGCGCGGAAGTCCCGCTGCCGGTCGACGTCGTCGTTGCCGACGAAGTCTCCGCCCTTGCCCGCGCCAACCGTATCCCCGCCGATGAAGTCGGCGCTCACGACCGCATCCTCGATGTCGGCCCCAAGACAGCGGCAAAGCTGGCCGACATCATTGCCCACGCAGGCACCATCGTGTGGAACGGCCCGGTTGGCGTTTTCGAGCATGCGCAGTTCGCCGGCGGCACCAAGATGATGGCCTCCGCCATCGCCCACTCCGAAGCCTTCTCCATCGCCGGCGGCGGCGACACGCTCGCAGCCATCGCCAAATTCCACATCGCCGACGATATCGGCTACATCTCGACGGGCGGCGGCGCCTTCCTGGAATTCCTCGAAGGCAAAACACTGCCCGCCATCGCCGCTCTCGAGGCACGATACGACACTTGA
- a CDS encoding type I glyceraldehyde-3-phosphate dehydrogenase, with amino-acid sequence MTLRLAINGYGRIGRCLLRALHESPYRDTYRVVAINEPADLASIEYLTRFDSTHGRFPGVVESAADTLIIDGHAIAVSHETEPEAVGWAALDIDLVIECSGRYGTRAELQRFIDAGCPRMLLSHPAASADDVDATIVFGINHDTLTGTEQIVSNASCTTNAVVPVLDLLDKAYGVDQAILTTIHSVMNDQPLIDGYHHTDLRRTRSAMQSIIPVATGLARGVERLLPGLSGRVQAKAIRVPTLNVSAIELALTMREAVDADAVNQLLAEAAHGHHQARLAYTEQAHASIDFNHDPHSAVIDGGQTRVGGERLLSLLIWFDNEWGFASRMVDVLHHWRHRWPTTNSLDSSQDRPQ; translated from the coding sequence ATGACACTTCGCCTGGCTATCAACGGATACGGCCGCATTGGCCGCTGCCTGCTTCGCGCCTTGCACGAATCGCCCTACCGCGACACCTACCGCGTCGTGGCGATCAACGAGCCTGCCGACCTGGCCAGCATCGAATACCTGACCCGCTTCGACTCCACCCACGGCCGCTTCCCTGGTGTGGTCGAATCTGCAGCAGACACGCTGATCATCGACGGCCATGCCATCGCCGTCAGCCATGAAACCGAACCCGAGGCCGTCGGCTGGGCCGCGCTGGATATCGACCTGGTCATCGAATGCTCCGGCCGCTATGGCACCCGCGCCGAACTGCAGCGATTTATTGACGCTGGCTGCCCCCGCATGCTGCTGTCTCATCCGGCAGCCAGTGCCGACGATGTCGACGCCACCATCGTCTTCGGCATCAATCACGACACCCTGACCGGTACCGAACAGATCGTCTCCAACGCCTCATGCACCACCAACGCCGTCGTTCCGGTGCTTGATCTGCTCGACAAGGCCTACGGCGTCGACCAGGCCATCCTCACCACGATCCACTCGGTAATGAACGACCAGCCACTCATCGACGGCTATCACCACACCGACCTGCGTCGCACCCGCTCGGCCATGCAATCCATCATCCCGGTCGCCACCGGCCTGGCACGTGGCGTCGAGCGCCTGCTGCCCGGGCTGAGCGGCCGAGTGCAAGCCAAGGCCATCCGGGTGCCGACCCTCAACGTCTCGGCCATCGAACTGGCCCTGACCATGCGCGAGGCGGTCGACGCCGATGCCGTCAATCAGTTGCTCGCCGAAGCCGCCCATGGCCACCATCAGGCCCGGCTCGCATACACCGAGCAGGCGCACGCCTCAATCGATTTCAACCACGACCCCCACTCCGCCGTCATCGATGGCGGCCAGACCCGCGTCGGCGGCGAGCGCCTGCTCAGCCTGCTGATCTGGTTCGACAATGAATGGGGGTTCGCCAGCCGGATGGTCGATGTGCTGCATCACTGGCGCCACCGCTGGCCCACCACGAACTCATTGGATTCATCTCAGGACCGCCCGCAATGA
- the gap gene encoding type I glyceraldehyde-3-phosphate dehydrogenase produces the protein MTIKVAINGFGRIGRCTLRAIYEQGLQNEFEVVAINASGDLATNAHLLKYDTTHGRFATPVETEGDNVIIIDGKKIPFYSTKDPKGVNWGSHGVDVLLECTGAYTSKAKAQQLLEMGAKRVLISAPGGDDVDATIVMGVNESVLADGMTVVSNASCTTNCLAPVAKVLADSVGIKQGLMTTIHAYTNDQVTVDVRHKDLRRARAAAANIIPTKTGAAKAVGLVLPQLKGKVDGFALRVPTINVSLVDLTFTAERATTKEEINELMTAAANGPLKGILAVNTEPLVSSDFNHTTVSSTFDATQTRVIDGTLVKVLAWYDNEWGYSCRMLDAARVFAQAQ, from the coding sequence ATGACGATCAAAGTTGCCATTAACGGTTTCGGCCGCATCGGTCGCTGCACCCTGCGCGCCATCTATGAGCAAGGCCTGCAGAACGAGTTCGAAGTCGTTGCCATCAACGCCTCGGGCGATCTGGCCACCAACGCCCACCTGCTCAAGTACGACACCACGCATGGCCGCTTCGCCACCCCGGTCGAGACCGAAGGCGACAACGTGATCATCATCGACGGCAAGAAGATCCCCTTCTACTCCACCAAGGACCCGAAGGGCGTCAACTGGGGGTCGCACGGTGTGGACGTGCTGCTCGAATGCACCGGCGCCTACACCAGCAAGGCCAAGGCGCAACAACTGCTCGAGATGGGTGCCAAGCGCGTACTGATTTCCGCGCCGGGCGGTGACGATGTCGACGCCACCATCGTCATGGGCGTCAACGAATCGGTGCTGGCTGACGGCATGACCGTCGTGTCCAACGCCTCGTGCACCACCAACTGCCTGGCCCCGGTCGCCAAGGTGCTGGCTGACAGCGTTGGCATCAAGCAGGGCCTGATGACCACCATCCACGCCTACACCAATGACCAGGTCACCGTGGATGTGCGTCACAAGGACCTGCGCCGTGCCCGCGCCGCCGCCGCCAACATCATCCCGACCAAGACCGGCGCCGCCAAGGCCGTCGGCCTGGTGCTGCCGCAGCTCAAGGGCAAGGTCGACGGCTTCGCCCTGCGTGTGCCGACCATCAACGTCTCGCTGGTCGACCTGACCTTCACCGCCGAGCGCGCAACCACCAAGGAAGAGATCAACGAACTCATGACCGCCGCCGCCAATGGCCCGCTCAAGGGCATCCTGGCGGTCAACACCGAGCCGCTGGTGTCCAGCGACTTCAACCACACCACCGTGTCCTCCACCTTCGACGCCACCCAGACCCGCGTCATCGACGGCACGCTGGTCAAGGTGCTGGCCTGGTACGACAACGAATGGGGCTACTCCTGCCGCATGCTCGACGCCGCGCGCGTCTTCGCGCAGGCCCAGTAA